The genome window TACTAAAACATCTCCATTGtactctttttttaaattttataacagAAATATATAAATTAGAGGTACAACTCATTTCTAAACGCCAAACTATTGTAGGCACTTTAGGCAGGGCGCTCAATAACTTTCTAAACCGACGCTGTCGTTTCTTGTAACAAGAAAAAACATTGTTATTGGCACTGAAACAAACAAGGCCACTTAGTTTATCGCCTGTAAATGGCCTGTATTCACGACAATAGTGCTAAATGAAATAACAATAAGTAGTCCTAAGCCGTCTTGAACAAATACATCATAGAGGTCGCTTCAATGCCAAGGATCAATAGTGGTGACGTCGTGATTCGGTTCCATGCTTTCTTGCGGTTTTCTGTTCACTGTCACATTGAGGGAGAGGAGTTGTTGTATAGGCAGGCGAGGGGATAAGTTGACCATGCTAGCCCATTGTCCTGAGCACAGCTCTGGGAACTTCAGTTTCCTCAGGAAATGCCCCTCTAAATACCAGGGCGACACGCATGTTGGAGAGTAGTCCCATATTTTCATCTCGTTTAGCCGCACCCATCTGTAACGTGCGTAACGGAGTTTGACGAATGTACGTAGCTTTCATTATGGTGTAGGCTCCATCAAAGTCAAACACGCAAACGTCAAATATTAATCATTTCAAATTGCGCACAGgaagtaattataatatttatctaaataatgTACTCGTACCATTGTTTCTACAAAaactaagtatttatttttaagtgaaCTGCATGAATTTATTCTACATTTAGGTGCctaccttaaattattaattgctACTAATAAACTTACATGAAACAAGGGAAAGATAACTGATATGTTGtttcaaattttaaattagATGTGGAATGTTTGTATGAGAAAaatttaagatttattattacctatttGTAAACTGCGTCTCGTTAACCCTTAATTGGGCACAAGAAGTATATTTCAGAGGAACATTATCTATGTTTGAAAAGTTTCAGATATGATTAAATTTTGACATCCTCACGCCCAATTACGGGttcaattaaatattttgactGTTGAGAAAGAGACCGTTAGATACTTACGCCGATATATACAGTGTGTGGCAGTCGCAATGCCAAGGGTTCCCCGATAGCTTTACGATTGCTAACTTTGGCATATAGTCCAATGTGCGGGATGGCAGGGATGGGAACATGTTTCCGTCTAAATAtctaaatagaaaaaaatacgtatAATACATTAGAATGTTGCTTCAGCGTAGGAAAAATGTAATGATGTAAATGGAAATCTCTGGACTGACTCCAcgagacaggcctagcctagtgtggtGGTCAAAGGTAACACACACACATGTGAAacttttttggcaaataaactattttatttatttatttacatttcagTCACAGAAAAAAACAAAGGAACGATATACATAGCTAGTGTACATATAATGCTTATTAATGATTACTTACAATGTTGTGAGGTTCTTTAGCATCGAGAAAGTTTTGAAGTGTACTTCATAGAGTTTATTCTCTGAAAGCATTAAAGAGCTCAAGTTGTCCAACCCATGAAAacttgttatatttaaaaagCGCAGCTTGTTTTTAGATAAATCGAGCTTTTCAAGTTTTGAGCAATTAGAAAATGTGTAGTCTGGGAGAACTGTCAAAGAGTTGCCTTTCAAATCCAAGTTTCTTAAGTGCTTTAGGTTTTCAAATTCCCCACCTGTTAGCTGAAACAATATAAGTTTCTAGATTAATGCACGAGTCAATATGTAAACATGTACATCCGAGTACATTAACGGACAACGATAGACAATTTTATTGAATGCTCCACTGTCAAAATCGACACAAACTCAATACCAATCACAAAATCCAATGTTTCAAGGAGAAACTTAGCAATTAGAGATCACACCAATAAAAAAGAGACAGACTTACGCTTTGTAAGTTGTTATCCGACAAATCCAAGTAAATGAGACAGCTGAGCTTGCTAAATAACTGTTCTGGAATATTTTCCAGGTTGTTTTTATCCAGCAGCAACGTCTCCAATGAACCGAGACTTTCAAAGGCGTTCTCAGTAATATTAGCGATTCTATTTTCTGACAACTTCAAGATAACTAAGGTTCTCAGCAAAAACGTGCCGTTTTGGATTTGTTGTATTTTGTTACTAGATAAATCTAAAATGCGCAGAGATTCCAATCCTATAAAGCTGTCTGACGGTATATAAACGACTTGATTATTTGAAATATCGAGGGTTTCTAGATATGAGTTATTGGCGAATAACTTTTCAGGCAGCGTATAAAGGAAGTTGTTAGATATATCTACATGGAATAATTTCTTAGTGGCTCGGAAAGTTTCGCTGTCTATTTCCTCTAGAAAATTTCTTTGTAGCCGTCTGAAAAAAAACAAGTCATTAAATTATGAATAGGTAAACAAATGAACAAATtggtattgtcttcggttacggTGAAGGTTTGTGCTCATCAAATTTGTCA of Leguminivora glycinivorella isolate SPB_JAAS2020 chromosome 5, LegGlyc_1.1, whole genome shotgun sequence contains these proteins:
- the LOC125226651 gene encoding slit homolog 1 protein-like → MVARGTQGQNPKGHAACVEDIQWRQLDRRLRAIEQPTWTISVSQSRWRQCGKSVCRCDVARRSLNCWRAGLTTLTSDLLVPSDLVSIDLGTNKLRTLHKTTFKGMRSLSELDMFDNHVEYLPAGIFDSLVSLRILRLQRNFLEEIDSETFRATKKLFHVDISNNFLYTLPEKLFANNSYLETLDISNNQVVYIPSDSFIGLESLRILDLSSNKIQQIQNGTFLLRTLVILKLSENRIANITENAFESLGSLETLLLDKNNLENIPEQLFSKLSCLIYLDLSDNNLQSLTGGEFENLKHLRNLDLKGNSLTVLPDYTFSNCSKLEKLDLSKNKLRFLNITSFHGLDNLSSLMLSENKLYEVHFKTFSMLKNLTTLYLDGNMFPSLPSRTLDYMPKLAIVKLSGNPWHCDCHTLYISAWVRLNEMKIWDYSPTCVSPWYLEGHFLRKLKFPELCSGQWASMVNLSPRLPIQQLLSLNVTVNRKPQESMEPNHDVTTIDPWH